From the Cololabis saira isolate AMF1-May2022 chromosome 13, fColSai1.1, whole genome shotgun sequence genome, the window aaaacgaactgaaattatagatataattgcctccgttttcgtccctgtcaatatcagcctcttggtatgatcaatttattccgctctggccgtttgtctccaactggcagctacggcaccttaacgcctcacggtccgtgacgtcaaaactaaaactaaaactaagcatgtttttaaatataaaaactagcaaacccacactaaaaacgaatcaaaactaactgaattgaaggagaaatagtccaaacgaaataaaactaaactaaaatgaaaaattcaaaactattataaccctgatATGAATGTGTGaagatatttaattattttttttaaatgccccTTTACTTGGTTTCTTAAAAAGATGATTTGTATTTTTCCAGTGTCTTGGTGGGTCACTCCTCTGGTTTTCTGTTCCCTACCTCTCTCTCTGCAGTGGCtgcaggaccctggtcctcgtaATGAGAAAAGGACGCTGTTCTGTGACATGGTGTGTTTTCTGTTCATCACGCCTCTGGCAGCCATCTCCGGCTGGCTGTGCCTGCGGGGCGCCCAGGATCATCTTCAGCTGGGGAGCTGGCTGCAGGCCGTGGGCCTCATAGCTCTTACTATCGCCCTCTTCACCATCTACGTCCTCTGGACTCTGGTAAGAATGAGTTGTTACGAAGCAAAATGGCGCGGACTCCTCAGCTGAGATGTTCACGTTGTCCTCCTCTCTCACCTGCTTCTGCCCACAGGTATCGTTCCGATATCACTGTCAGCTCTACTCTGAGTGGAGAAGAACCAATCAGAAAGTACGTCTTCTCATTCCTGAAAACAAGGAGTCTAATTCTTCCCAGCATTCCCTGCTCTCTAACAAACTAGTGAAGAAGTCAGCCAGTGAGAGTATAGTCTGAGACCAGATCAAGAGAATAAATGAGAACTTATTCTTGAAACATTGGACCGGCAGGTTAGACTTCAGAAGCACTtggtcctttccttttttttgtttgtttgttttctttgcatattATTCCTCATTGCCTCTTTAGAAATGCTTCTGGGTGCAGAACAAGCACATGTAAATGGAGTCTGCCTGCGCACTTGTCGGGTGTCGACCAAGCTGATGCAAAGGCCCTCAAGAACGGATGATACTGTCTCATCAGCATGGACACAATTGGCCAACCGTGACAGCAGAATAAGAGATGGACGAGGTCACCAGTTGAGAGGACTTCACACGTTTAACAGTCATGATTTGTGTCATGATTTGTTGCATATTTCAGTGACAGTAACCGCTGCATGCATGCAGCATACGTGCACTTACCGACTAAACCACATGACCACATACTGCTGTGTGACGGACAAAAGGAGGGGGGGGTCGACAATTGATTTTCATTTCACAAATCAATATTGACACATGCAGTCTGGGAACTGGACCTTCAGATTTTCTTTCTCCAGCGGGTTTTATACCTGGTAGCTGCATAACTTGAGTGGAAGCAGAGATTTCTGGTTAAGAAAAAAAGCACTGTGGACATGAATGTCATTGCAGCGCACAAAAAACCCAACCTCTACCAGCATGCACAGTTATGCATGCAGGCAGCACTGTTAACCACTCTTGAGGgatatttttactgtatttttttaactcACGAATGAATGACTGGATTTTTGTATTCCTGCTGAGGCAGACTAGAGCAGGGTCCTCGGTGAAGCTCTTGTGTCATCTGCCTTTAACAAGCGTTTATAtagataaactaaaaaaaacttcCAAATGGCTTTTTCAAGAAACATTTCCACCAGTGTTTTGTAGGTGGCTGCCACTGTGTACTAAAGTATAATTCTTATTGCCTGTAAAAATGCTTAATTGTTGGCTTTTGATTGTTAATTTGCACATTGTTGTATTTgtctatttttttgtttgtttttgtatctttatttttcACAGCTACAGCAATCAGTGAGTCACAGACGTCCTGCAGTCTTTTATCACGCTCCTTTAAAAGCACGTCTCTCTCTGTGCTGAAGACGTCTCGGAGTAAAAACGCTTCCCTTTCTTCAGTACAGTCTGGTGCAGCTGCTGAACAAGCTGATCTCctgacacaaaaacacaaacaatttAATGTGCCTGGTATCCAGATTTAAAAAGTGgtccaagtttgaacattttgTCACTTAACTCAGTTTGGGTTACGAGGAAATGGTTCATTTCCTTTCAGGGACACGgtggtctgtctgtctgcaggaAGGCGATCATGAAGGCTACTGAAACATTTTGTTGTTGTACTGAAAATAAATTCAgtgtttaaaaaggaaaaaacaaaccactttttttttttttttaaacatttctaaaTCTCCATTTCAAGATAACTGCAGGTGGCAAATGAAGAGCCCTGTTTGATTGTTCACACCAGCCTGAGTTATTTGCAGGTCTGTATTTCAGGTTCAGTTTGTTGCCATGCAAACATGAATAAAATTGATTCATTACCGAGTCCAGTTGTGTACAGAATAAGTGACAATTTGCAATGTAATAGCTGTaagtaaattaattaaaaagtcTTATTATAGAAACAATACGCTTAAAAACTGATGGGCACGTTTTAAAACCTTATCAGTTCAGTTGCAGCTTCATAATAAATGACACTCTGCTTCTGCACCTGTTAACGTGGATTTCCTTCAagggttgattattttttgAGCAGACAGTGATGGACAACGCTCAAACATGTCAGATCGTTGGAGATGTGGAGGCCCAGCTATTTGAACAAGGACATCATCTCCACAGATATTCCCTAAATATATAGTGAGAATAACCATCTCCTTAGTATTTCCCTCATAGATGGATGTGATTTGCTCCACACATATCCACAAGTTCTTCCACCAGACTACATGCCATGGATCATAATAGATTACGATCTGTTTCTGAAGAACATGGTTAACTCAAGTGGGTTGATGGTGTTCAGATCTGAACTTAGGTCCAGGAAAAGCAGCCTGATGTGGGAATCCTTCCTCTCCAGGTGGATGAGAGCAGGCTGGACAACAGCTGGGACCTTCTGGCTAATCCTACAAACATGCTGATGGAGGTTCATGTTGATAGTTGGTGTTCTTTatgtggacaaaaaaaaacagtctttcAGAGCATCTCGTGACTATTGGTAAGGAaattgaaaaacagagaaacaaagGCCACATGAAAATAATCTGTTAAGAGTATCCATTCACAGAAAGAGGTGAGACCTCTGGACTTaatatgtcttttatttgaaatagATATTTATAACAATCAGCCTTGAACAGTAATGTATCCACATAAACCAGTGAGCTCTGGTGCAAGAGGACACAAAAGGCAGTTGAGCTTTCAAAAATCCCCTTAAGTTACAacatctggagaaaaaaaatgctgtaATGTTCTACCTCCTTTGAGACTGAGACATTGTTGCTCTGTCCTCTTGTTTACACCTCTGGTGCACTTTGGTTCATTTGGTTCTGGTGGGATATCCCACGTACTGCCCCAgttaaatgtttgtgttttccaCTGATCTCAGAACAAAAGGATTACATCCTGCGACCCGTCCGGGAACCGTAATGGCTTACAGTCAGTTGATCATCCGCATGTTTACTGCTCGTCATAAACAAGGATTTAACCCCAGGAAGTATTGTGGCCTGTTCAGGCGCAGATGGAAGGCTCTGTAAAACTGAGGTGCAAGAAACAAATGATTAGGTTAAAAATTGTGGCCAATGTTTATGCAACACCAGTTGCACAAACCAAATTGCCAAATGTCAACGTTCAGAGACCTGAAAGTTAAAATGATCATCTCCCCAAAGAGCCAAAGTAAAATCTCATGTTTTATCAAAACTCTTTTTAATATCTGCAATTCAACCTGAAAGACTCAGTCATTATTTTGTCACCTACATGAATGAATGTGTAGATGCTATTTGTATTGCGTAGTAATATTTTTGTGATCTTTTTGGAGGGAGGGATTATTAATACCTGTCATTTTGGATTTCTGTTGGaattctttccatctttttgtACTAAAATGCATATGATGtgttgaggggaaaaaaaagataccTACACCAACACACTAGTACCTGCAATCAGCCAAGATTTGCTGGCAAAGCCAATAAAGAATtcttagtgaaaaaaaaaaatctggatgttGACGTCTCTGATCATTTACAAATGTAATGTTTCACACGAGGACTTCAAATGATAAAAACAGCAGAGCAGTTAAGCGGCTGTTTACAGATCATCCCCGGAAACCTGGGAGGAGTCTGTTGTTTTGGACAACAGCTCCATAAATTCTTTAATCCTGATGAAAAACAGACTACTGATGTCAAATTTTGCTTGAATATCTGTGGGGAGAACGTGCATCTCCTCATCCTCTCCTCGACATAAGCAGCTTAGTTTGACAACATTCAAACTCTTCCATATGCTGCTGTTGTGAACAGTCTTGCTGTCTGGGagtggaaaataaaaacacaaagcaaacaaaaccaaatgtTACCCTCAGATACAGAACCTTATTCATGCTTGTGCCAGAGTGATGCACGCTTGGTTGTCCTGTTGTATAATCATAACATCTTTATTCTGATACTAGTTCCAAATCGTCTTTCTCCAGAAATGAGAAATGACTATTTTTCAATTAATGGGATTTTCTAAAGGATATTTTCACAAACTAGAAAAAAATAAGTGCAACCCCAAAGGTTGTTGGGGTGGGGATAGTTTAAGCTTTTGTTGAGATCAAAGGTTCGACTGAGGAAGGGCCCTTCCAGGTGTTTTAAAGATCTGGAAGAATGTCttcctggcagatttttttttcttcgcttTTTAGATTTTCTTCATCCGTGTTTCCAAATCACTCACCCAGTCTGTCCTCCAGGCTGTCCGTGGATCTTTTCCTCCTCACGTCCTTCTTCATAGCGGTTAACATTTCCACAAGGCAGGACTTTTCTTCCCACTGTTGCCTCTCATTTTGACCCCTCACGAGTTTCCATCGCAGTTGTGTTCATTTTGGAGGTTGTTTCAGTTTGCTCATTTAGGAAATAAGATGTCATGCTGTGTCTCAAGAGGATACCTCAGACCGTACATGCATACTGGCTAATATTTTTGacattaacagtttttttttttttaatctgttcgTCGTTAGAGTAATGTTCTTTTACTTACTGCTATCTTATAAAATTAACTTCTTAAAATTGCATTGTTATAATTTATATGGCATTAAAAAAGGTATAAAGTGATCAGATATGTACCAGATGTCCAGAAAAAATAGGTGAATTCAACAAACTGCTTTAGTCAAGAGTTTTATTGTAAATTTATATAGTTCCTAAACTGAAAGTAATACAATGACAACTGAAGCCAAATATTCTTCAATAAATACATAATGAGGATACTTTTGGCAAGATAATTGATGGAAGCAAGAACGCACTATCCAACAGCATAATACTGTTTCAAAGGACTAAATGTTTGCAGTTCATTCGCACGGCGCCATCTAGCGGCGACCACTGAAATTTCACAAGCTTCCTGTACATGACAGCGTTTCAGTAGAGTTCAAACAACTTCACAAGCTTCAATAAGACAGCAGGGACTGCCTCGCTCCTGCATTGCAGGGATCTTTACACCGTCTCCGTGAACAACTCGACTGACCAAGTGACAAAGGCTTCTGAGATGTTTTTCTCATGGCATGAGAGAAGAGCACAAGTGAATTGAAAAGTACTTATAGAAAAATGAATGGAAGATGGGgggaagaaaaatgagaaaaaaaaaagagaacaaaggGATCAAGGAGTTGGCCGTGAGCAGAGCTACAATGAGAAAAAGTGCACAGGTGGTGGTGTGATGTGGGGGTGAACATGGGAGAAGAGGATGAGTGTCTTCAGGCTTGAGGGTCACAGGCTCTGACAGCACTGCAGTTTGTTGCCCTTCTGGCCATCAGTTGTAGGCGGGACACTTATGTCGACAACGTTGTTGCCTGGAGATTCGTCGTGCGCGGATCTGTCCGCTATCTGCTTCTGTGACACGATACGGTAAATTTCTGAAAAAGAACGTTCAACAAAAACTTCAGGCTCTTGATGTTTACACCCATTTGAAAAGTACCCTTAAGCAAAACAGCTGGAAGGATgtgttaaatgtaaataagaacataaagacaaaacatcaaatgctggaacagatttttttttcctgctgatTGAACAGATCAATCAGACTACTTCGAATTTTATTactatattttctgtttatatgcAATAAAAAGCCTGGAAAATCAATATAGATAGACTTTTTCAGAGAACTGTATACACATTTATGTTTACGTTCTCAGCTTTGACACACTTTGAGTTCACCAAGTAAAACAGAGAAAAGTTAATTTTAACCGAAACCATCTGCTTAAATGTGAAATTAGAAAAGCTTACTGGAAACGtaacattttttggccatcttccAGCTGTGTACTAGGTCACCCCCATTGttcattttttgcagtttattttttatggTACATGCATCTCTTGCCAACAATGCAGTTtagcggttgccatggtgagcATGCAGCGACAGGAGTGGCTCCATCCAGCCATGACAAACAGTAGACTGTTCGTCTTCAATGTTTCAAAATGACTCTGTGAAAGTTGCGACAGTAAACTTGAACCATCTCTTACTCAGCACGAAATCAATCTACCAATTATCCGCATAGTCCTGGGACTTGTGAGCTGCAAGTAGATGTAAAACCCTCCATCTCCTGCAGCACAGCATTGGCTAATCACAATGTAAATCCAAGGTGTGCTACTGACACACAGTATGTGTTACTCCAAAAATTGTAGTTGCACATACAATCTGTGTAACAACAGTCGGACCAGACTGCTAACTCGGCCTATTCTTGCACCAAGCACATCTGATTCTCTGAGCCAGTGTGCAGTCCCTCCAACATCTGCAATACTGCGTTTCAGTTTCACGCTCCAAAAACCGTGATTCCAATtgtctattttattgttattcccCTGCAATTTAAGTAGGCCTATTACTCTGCAAATACTGCTGTTAACGGTTCCGGGAGGGATAATTTATGTGGATATGATAAAACAGTTAACCAGCTAGTTACCAGATACACAGCTAAATGGTGTGGTTGTAGATTTATAAAGTTTATAAAGCCTTTTTATAACTTTAAACTTGTTGAGGGTAAGGTCAGTTTATGCTTGCACTGCAAATTTACTCAACTCTGTCATGGAGACTTGATTtctgagttttcttaaaaatcTTGAACAGAAAAATCAATGAAAAACAGTTAAAGTTCACAATTCAGTACACCATAATGTAGCTCTCAGTGTttcaaataccgtattttccgcactataaggcgcaccgaaaagcctttaattttctcaaaaaccggcagtgcgccttataatgcagtgctccttatatatgatcattacggtgaTTTCTGTTACtatagtcagggggattgtgggtaatgtagttggtgttgcCGAAGTAACttcgctaaaaacgtcaggaatcgtcacagacgttcaagacagcggcagcgacgctgactcgcataatggcgactttgactagacggagcaaagctggtttttattttgttaataaagtttgacatacggtacttttcttcttgttttttttttttttgcattttctgtagcatttcctgtagcgcagctccatcaggtagatacgtaactcaaccccagccactatagtatggtatttaaccatatatttagtgcgccttatatatggaaaacgtttttaaatacgtcattcattgaatgtgcgccttatagtgcagaaaatacggtacacatAGTTCTCATCCAAATCTCTGAACATGCTTAAATCTCAGTTTTCTCTGCAATGCTTAattaggaaaaaggaaaaaagaaaaaaacccagacAGAACCTGTGACAGCTAATTAGGTTAACTGGCAAGGTGCCAATGATACGATAGGATACAGGAAGAGCATCCCTCAGAGTGCTTCAGATGTAATCATGGGGAGAGTTTCAGTTTTCTGTGAAGGACCGTTTGGGAAATCAGACTGAGCTACAAATAATTAGGGGACCTGATTTGAACATGTTATAAGAACCCATTGAAAAGTCTGCAATGAATCTACAGGCATGATTCATCTGGTGAAATCACTGTGTTGGCTTTGCAACACTCTGAAAACCGCCATCTGAGAGTGCCGTTCACCACAGTGTTAAGCAATGCGGAACAAAATGCAtctctgttttttattattgttaaattAAAGTATCATATAATGCTTACCATTTGCTTTCTGTTCAGTACAAACCTGGGTTCACTATTAAAATCAGATGTTTCTCTCATACTCTGTACATCTGAACTCACAATGAAGCTGTTTTTACaacagtaaattattttttttatcaatataACGTTGCAGTCAAATTACAGATCAGCATACACAAAAATTCTCAGTCAGCATTTTATTTGATCGTTACCAGcgcatttccttctttctctcaCTTGTACTTTAaagtgtttctgttttttttcaacCTATGGTGAATGATGTGCCACATCTTCCTTTTCCTACCTGTTAAAATGTTCTTGAATGCCTCCTCTACGTTTGTGGAGTCCAGGGCTGATGTCTCAATGAATGAGAGAGTGTTCTTTTCTAAAATGGAAAGCGAAGTTGGAAACATTTTAGGCAGACTGAATAATGTCTTGCCGTATTATAACGCTTAGTGCGATTTACCTGCGAAGGCCCGAGCCTCATCAGTGGGCACGGCCCTCAGGTGGCGGAGGTCGCTCTTGTTTCCAACCAGCATGATGACGATGTTGTTGTCGGCGTGGTCcctcagctccttcagccagcgCTCCACATTCTCATACGTCAGGTGCTTGGCGATGTCGTACACTAGGAG encodes:
- the LOC133458166 gene encoding ras-related protein Rab-11B, with protein sequence MGNRDDEYDFLFKVVLIGDSGVGKSNLLSRFTRNEFNLESKSTIGVEFATRSIQVDGKTIKAQIWDTAGQERYRAITSAYYRGAVGALLVYDIAKHLTYENVERWLKELRDHADNNIVIMLVGNKSDLRHLRAVPTDEARAFAEKNTLSFIETSALDSTNVEEAFKNILTEIYRIVSQKQIADRSAHDESPGNNVVDISVPPTTDGQKGNKLQCCQSL